Proteins from a single region of Chloroflexota bacterium:
- a CDS encoding PTS glucitol/sorbitol transporter subunit IIC, translating to MEFLANLATGFIGLFQEGGKVFVSLVTGIVPLLVVLMTAVNAFVALVGPQRVEGVAKKAAGEGALYYPLRYVVLPFLACFFFTNPMAYTMGKFLPEKYKPAFYDAAVSYVHPPLGLFPHINPGELFVWLGIAKGVQDLGLNLGDLAIRYALTGLVVILIRGIVTERISAILWARRARAE from the coding sequence ATGGAGTTTCTAGCCAATCTTGCTACTGGTTTCATCGGCCTATTCCAGGAGGGTGGCAAGGTGTTCGTAAGCCTCGTCACTGGCATTGTACCTCTACTGGTTGTGCTGATGACAGCGGTCAACGCTTTCGTTGCCTTGGTGGGGCCTCAGAGGGTTGAGGGTGTGGCCAAGAAAGCGGCAGGTGAGGGCGCGCTGTACTATCCTTTGCGCTACGTTGTTCTGCCTTTTCTCGCCTGTTTCTTCTTCACCAACCCCATGGCCTATACTATGGGCAAGTTTTTGCCCGAGAAGTATAAGCCAGCTTTCTATGACGCTGCAGTATCGTACGTTCATCCGCCACTGGGTTTGTTCCCGCACATTAACCCGGGCGAGCTGTTCGTCTGGTTAGGCATCGCCAAGGGCGTTCAAGATTTGGGTCTGAATCTGGGTGACCTTGCCATCCGCTATGCTCTTACAGGCTTGGTTGTGATCTTGATCCGCGGCATTGTTACGGAGAGGATATCAGCCATCCTGTGGGCTCGCAGAGCTAGGGCAGAGTAA
- a CDS encoding PTS glucitol/sorbitol transporter subunit IIB — protein MKAITSLLEKIGRGAGKVVGILYQAGRDSVDQIVTNILPFMAFIAMVIGIILKTGIGNIIANTLSPLASSVPGLIFMSLIVGLPVLSPLLGPGAVIAQIIGTLLGVEIGRGNIPPQYALPALWAINPQVGCDFIPVGLSLGEAEPETVEVGVPAVLFSRFITAPITVIIGWLASIGMYR, from the coding sequence ATGAAAGCGATCACTAGCTTACTAGAGAAGATCGGCCGAGGCGCTGGTAAGGTAGTAGGGATACTCTACCAGGCGGGGCGCGACTCGGTTGACCAGATTGTTACCAACATCCTACCGTTTATGGCCTTTATCGCCATGGTGATTGGTATCATCCTGAAGACAGGAATTGGCAACATCATTGCCAATACGCTATCGCCATTGGCGTCAAGCGTGCCAGGGCTAATCTTTATGTCCTTGATCGTGGGTCTGCCCGTGCTCTCCCCGTTGCTTGGTCCCGGCGCGGTTATTGCCCAGATTATCGGCACGTTGCTTGGTGTGGAGATTGGACGAGGTAACATCCCGCCGCAGTACGCACTGCCTGCGCTGTGGGCAATCAACCCACAGGTGGGCTGCGACTTTATCCCGGTTGGTCTATCGCTGGGTGAAGCTGAGCCCGAGACTGTGGAGGTCGGTGTTCCGGCGGTATTGTTCTCTCGGTTCATCACCGCCCCCATCACTGTGATTATAGGCTGGCTGGCCAGTATCGGGATGTACCGCTAA
- a CDS encoding PTS sorbitol transporter yields the protein MSEKKYRKVKIVHGPAGWGGPLIIEPKPGKDLIYSVTGGGIHPIAQRIAELSGGTPFDGFRSRAPFEQIACAVIDCGGTARVGVYPMKKVPTVDIIGTKPSGPLFKFITPDLFVSGVRSEDITVIEE from the coding sequence ATGTCTGAAAAGAAGTATCGCAAGGTCAAGATCGTTCATGGCCCCGCTGGCTGGGGTGGGCCGCTAATTATCGAGCCCAAGCCCGGAAAGGATCTGATCTATTCGGTCACGGGTGGTGGCATCCACCCAATAGCACAACGCATTGCGGAGCTTAGTGGGGGCACGCCGTTTGACGGGTTCCGCTCTAGGGCTCCCTTCGAGCAAATTGCCTGCGCAGTGATAGATTGTGGAGGAACTGCCAGGGTAGGCGTGTATCCGATGAAGAAAGTGCCTACTGTGGACATTATTGGAACGAAGCCATCCGGACCCCTGTTCAAGTTCATTACGCCTGACCTCTTTGTGTCCGGAGTTAGATCTGAAGACATCACCGTGATCGAAGAATAG
- a CDS encoding PTS glucitol/sorbitol transporter subunit IIA codes for MHVVEIGPLVAEFIAARILVFFKYGAPPELAEFSILHEPSDFFEEVCPGDYILIGNEQYRVTAVGNVANDNIRELGHLIMKCNGKSSAELPGDVCVEDKALPPIEVGMTIRIVDEMVMSKKGEKYEQIE; via the coding sequence ATGCACGTAGTGGAGATCGGTCCTCTAGTAGCAGAGTTTATTGCTGCCAGGATTCTGGTTTTCTTTAAATATGGAGCGCCACCAGAGCTGGCGGAATTCTCTATTCTGCACGAACCAAGCGATTTCTTTGAAGAGGTCTGCCCGGGTGACTATATTCTCATTGGCAATGAACAGTACCGTGTGACAGCGGTGGGAAATGTTGCCAATGATAACATTCGTGAATTGGGACACCTAATCATGAAATGCAATGGTAAGAGCAGCGCAGAATTACCAGGAGATGTTTGTGTCGAAGACAAGGCTTTGCCCCCGATAGAAGTAGGAATGACCATTCGAATAGTTGATGAAATGGTAATGTCAAAAAAGGGAGAAAAATATGAGCAGATTGAATGA
- a CDS encoding NAD(P)-dependent oxidoreductase, whose translation MSRLNDGLRQRHETGNPIRLALVGAGQMGRGMIIQIEQMMQGIQVVAVADIILDRVVLAYKDAGVSAEDIVVAKDAAAAEKALQQGKRVASDDAVLLTRLSTVEAVVEASGVPEVGAKVAFSAILNKKHIIMLNVETDVTVGYLLRRLADSAGVVYTVSAGDEPGAAKELYDFAKAMGFRIVAAGKGKNNPLDREATPDKLAAEAASKKMSAKMLTAFVDGTKTMVEMTALANATGLVPDVRGMHGPVATVEQLPTLFSLKSQGGILKREGVVDYALGAVAPGVFVIVTTDNRTVVEDLQYLHLGSGPNWVLYRPYHLANLETPLSVARAVLLGETTIATVHKPVAETITIAKRDLKAGEKLDGIGQFTFYGSIERADIAAMERLLPLGLAQGAVLKEDVAKGQPITYDQVELDRSSMIVHLRALQDHMD comes from the coding sequence ATGAGCAGATTGAATGACGGCTTGCGCCAGAGGCACGAAACTGGCAACCCGATTCGCCTCGCTCTGGTAGGCGCGGGCCAGATGGGCAGAGGGATGATTATACAGATTGAACAGATGATGCAGGGCATTCAGGTCGTGGCAGTTGCTGACATTATCCTCGACCGTGTGGTGTTGGCCTACAAAGACGCTGGCGTATCCGCCGAGGATATTGTGGTTGCCAAGGATGCAGCAGCAGCCGAAAAAGCCCTGCAGCAGGGGAAGAGGGTGGCAAGTGATGATGCTGTGCTGCTCACCAGGCTGTCTACCGTCGAAGCGGTTGTCGAGGCATCAGGCGTGCCAGAGGTGGGAGCGAAGGTCGCGTTTAGCGCGATCCTCAATAAGAAGCATATCATTATGCTAAACGTGGAGACTGATGTCACTGTTGGCTATTTGCTCAGACGGCTTGCTGATAGCGCCGGGGTTGTGTATACTGTATCGGCAGGGGATGAGCCAGGAGCCGCGAAGGAGCTTTATGACTTTGCCAAAGCGATGGGCTTTCGTATTGTAGCAGCTGGGAAGGGAAAGAACAACCCGCTGGATCGGGAAGCGACTCCGGACAAACTTGCCGCAGAAGCTGCTAGCAAGAAGATGAGCGCTAAGATGCTGACCGCCTTTGTGGACGGCACAAAGACGATGGTTGAGATGACGGCTTTGGCTAATGCCACCGGTTTGGTTCCTGATGTGCGCGGGATGCATGGCCCTGTGGCGACAGTTGAGCAACTACCTACTCTGTTCTCTTTGAAATCACAGGGAGGTATTCTCAAGCGCGAAGGCGTGGTGGACTATGCTCTAGGGGCAGTTGCGCCAGGAGTTTTTGTCATCGTGACCACAGACAATAGAACCGTTGTTGAGGATTTGCAATATCTGCATCTAGGAAGTGGACCGAATTGGGTTCTCTATCGGCCGTATCATCTGGCCAATCTTGAGACACCTCTATCAGTGGCACGGGCTGTGTTGTTGGGCGAGACGACCATTGCAACGGTTCACAAACCAGTTGCGGAGACGATTACCATTGCCAAGAGGGATCTGAAAGCCGGTGAAAAACTGGATGGCATAGGGCAGTTTACCTTCTATGGCTCTATTGAGAGAGCCGACATTGCCGCGATGGAGCGCTTACTCCCTCTGGGGCTGGCACAGGGAGCGGTGCTAAAAGAGGATGTGGCAAAGGGTCAGCCAATAACCTATGATCAAGTAGAACTGGACCGTTCTTCTATGATTGTCCACCTGCGAGCACTGCAGGATCATATGGATTAG
- a CDS encoding alcohol dehydrogenase catalytic domain-containing protein — protein MRAAQLRGLRDIQVVDVPMPTVQKADEVLIRIHACGICPSDLRNYLGTGKRMGQLPATLTPGHEWAGEVVEVGAEVRDFKAGDRVVPSWRVTCGHCYYCGQGLFNYCVNTAHDRVRGGFCEYGIAPASNLHHIPDNVSYEEATFTEPLACCLNGITMSNIKLGDDVLIIGAGPIGLLHVQLARLKGARVIVSDPMATRRKVALQLGAHDVFDPSINDAAERVLELTEGRGANTVIVAVGIPQAITQAMEWVGACGTINIFAGVYPSSNIPVDPNVVHYKQLIVTGSHDFTPHHFRTALKLIRYGMVRVQLLISHVIPLGHVQKAFDLVASKQGLKVIVRMV, from the coding sequence ATGCGTGCAGCTCAATTACGTGGGTTGCGAGATATCCAGGTAGTGGATGTACCGATGCCCACCGTCCAGAAAGCAGACGAAGTTCTGATACGTATTCACGCCTGCGGCATTTGCCCGAGTGACTTACGTAACTATCTTGGCACTGGCAAACGAATGGGGCAACTACCAGCCACGTTGACCCCAGGACACGAGTGGGCAGGTGAGGTGGTAGAAGTTGGGGCCGAAGTCAGAGACTTTAAAGCGGGTGATCGTGTGGTGCCTAGTTGGCGTGTAACTTGTGGGCATTGTTACTATTGCGGCCAGGGTCTGTTCAACTACTGTGTCAATACAGCACACGACCGGGTACGAGGTGGCTTCTGTGAATATGGAATAGCCCCGGCTTCCAATCTGCATCATATTCCGGACAATGTCAGTTACGAAGAAGCTACTTTTACAGAACCTTTGGCCTGTTGCCTCAATGGTATTACTATGAGTAACATAAAGCTAGGAGATGATGTTCTCATCATTGGCGCAGGTCCTATTGGCTTGTTGCACGTGCAATTAGCTCGCCTTAAAGGGGCGAGGGTTATTGTTAGCGATCCTATGGCTACTCGACGTAAAGTGGCACTGCAGTTGGGCGCACATGATGTATTCGATCCTTCGATAAATGACGCGGCTGAGAGGGTTCTGGAACTGACTGAAGGGAGAGGCGCCAACACAGTAATTGTGGCGGTTGGTATCCCACAAGCTATAACACAGGCCATGGAATGGGTGGGAGCTTGTGGCACGATAAACATATTCGCCGGCGTATACCCTTCGTCCAATATCCCGGTAGACCCAAACGTGGTGCATTACAAACAGCTTATTGTAACTGGAAGCCACGATTTTACACCCCATCACTTTCGCACTGCGCTTAAGCTAATCCGTTATGGCATGGTACGCGTACAGCTATTAATCAGCCACGTCATTCCTTTGGGACATGTTCAGAAAGCTTTTGATTTGGTAGCTAGTAAGCAAGGTTTGAAGGTCATCGTACGAATGGTTTAG